In one window of uncultured Draconibacterium sp. DNA:
- a CDS encoding ABC transporter permease translates to MIRFKIKLAFRNLLKNKLYSSLIIGGFAIGFTASILIALFYSAEHNVDKHFARHEKIYRLYDAKKNDSGLDYKINAVIAEHYPDVETACPLGFSYFPITLKDPETRNYTRVEYIISTNDDFFDVFSVPVLSSMEEKPFSQLNSAVITESVAKKLFGDENPLGRTVKEEFFSATVTAVMQDLPENSSFKAELLLNSENEDFQMAQACNNGVCIFPTEHFLLLKNDIDPDDFSDKMNASIGQFNTTTDSLALQSLSDIYLSPSKLGWTDEHTKGNSKMLFIFMAIAILVILLSSINYLNYTVSMQYAKMKEIGINKTNGAGKPHLLVDSLIEVTLGILIALTISIVLVSLLLPTTETLFGREIQLSDVNLQHLLPVFLGTIACIILLNSLAPIYILSQFNIVDFLQGGRKRNGKQIGKQLMLTFQLTVSIALIAVVMLIFKQLQYVKHYDLGFNEEHLVRIELPWLFENQTALRNEISDLSFVSSSALSNGYPGNINMSMGSGVEDDEFMVNCIYVTENFLKTMGVHLLDGRNFLAGDKGKSCLMNEAAVKRYGWENIDGKKFKSGREGGYNVVGTVNNFNVESLHSSLSPVALIYESDREYNTLSLRLNPGNIGQQIGELRKVWKSMLPDDPMEFTFYDDQFQAMYTKEDKLSKSISFFSFIAIVLTCMGILGQIFLISLNRTKEIGVRKVNGATVSEILVLLNKDFVIWVVMALVIASPIAYYAMSKWLENFAYKTTLSWWIFALAGVLALGIALLTVSWQSWRAATRNPVEALRYE, encoded by the coding sequence ATGATACGATTTAAAATAAAACTGGCATTCAGGAATTTGTTAAAAAATAAGCTGTATTCATCGCTTATTATAGGTGGGTTTGCTATCGGTTTTACGGCTAGTATTTTAATTGCCTTATTCTACAGTGCTGAACACAATGTGGACAAACACTTTGCCCGCCATGAAAAAATTTATCGTTTGTACGATGCTAAAAAGAATGACTCGGGACTCGATTATAAAATCAACGCTGTTATTGCTGAACACTATCCGGATGTTGAAACAGCTTGTCCACTCGGTTTCTCTTATTTTCCTATCACGCTAAAAGATCCTGAAACACGAAATTACACGCGCGTTGAATACATTATCTCTACAAATGATGACTTCTTTGATGTATTTTCTGTACCAGTTTTATCCAGTATGGAAGAGAAGCCTTTTAGTCAGTTGAACTCGGCAGTAATTACCGAGTCGGTGGCCAAAAAACTTTTTGGAGATGAGAACCCGTTAGGTAGAACGGTTAAGGAGGAATTTTTTTCAGCAACGGTTACCGCTGTTATGCAAGACTTGCCCGAAAATTCGAGTTTTAAAGCAGAGTTATTGCTGAACAGCGAAAATGAGGACTTTCAAATGGCACAAGCCTGCAATAACGGCGTTTGTATATTTCCAACCGAGCACTTTCTCTTGTTAAAAAATGATATCGATCCTGATGATTTTTCAGACAAGATGAATGCTTCTATCGGGCAATTCAATACAACTACCGACAGTCTGGCTCTGCAAAGTTTATCCGATATTTATCTTTCTCCATCCAAATTGGGTTGGACAGATGAGCATACTAAAGGCAATTCAAAAATGCTGTTCATTTTTATGGCAATTGCCATTCTGGTTATTCTCCTTTCGAGCATTAATTATTTGAATTACACGGTGTCGATGCAGTATGCAAAAATGAAAGAAATTGGCATCAACAAAACCAATGGTGCCGGGAAACCACATTTGCTCGTCGATTCGCTGATTGAAGTTACATTAGGAATTTTAATTGCACTAACCATTTCAATCGTGCTGGTGTCGCTTCTTTTGCCGACAACCGAAACCTTATTTGGAAGAGAGATTCAACTTTCCGACGTTAACCTTCAACATTTGTTGCCTGTTTTTCTGGGCACCATAGCTTGTATTATTCTGCTGAACAGTTTAGCGCCTATCTATATTTTATCGCAGTTTAATATTGTCGATTTTCTGCAGGGAGGACGGAAAAGAAACGGAAAACAAATCGGGAAACAGCTTATGCTAACCTTTCAGCTAACGGTTTCTATTGCATTGATTGCAGTGGTGATGCTTATTTTTAAACAGCTGCAGTATGTAAAACACTATGATTTAGGTTTTAACGAAGAGCACCTGGTGAGGATAGAACTCCCGTGGTTGTTCGAAAATCAGACGGCATTGAGAAATGAAATCAGCGATCTTTCTTTTGTATCAAGTAGTGCTTTGAGTAACGGTTATCCGGGGAATATTAATATGAGCATGGGAAGTGGGGTAGAAGACGATGAATTTATGGTGAACTGTATTTATGTGACTGAAAATTTCCTGAAAACAATGGGAGTTCACTTACTTGATGGCCGAAATTTTTTAGCGGGCGATAAGGGAAAATCTTGCCTGATGAATGAAGCTGCAGTAAAACGTTATGGTTGGGAAAATATCGATGGTAAAAAATTTAAAAGTGGGCGAGAGGGCGGTTATAATGTTGTGGGCACAGTGAATAACTTTAATGTGGAGTCACTGCATTCCTCTTTAAGTCCGGTTGCTTTAATTTACGAATCCGACCGGGAGTACAATACCCTTTCACTGCGACTGAATCCCGGAAACATCGGACAACAAATCGGTGAACTTCGAAAAGTATGGAAAAGTATGTTACCGGATGATCCCATGGAATTTACCTTTTACGACGACCAGTTTCAGGCTATGTATACCAAAGAAGATAAACTTTCGAAATCGATTTCCTTCTTTTCGTTTATCGCCATTGTACTGACTTGTATGGGAATTTTGGGGCAAATCTTCCTGATCAGCCTAAACCGAACCAAAGAAATTGGTGTACGAAAAGTGAACGGAGCAACTGTTTCTGAGATTTTGGTTCTGCTGAATAAAGACTTTGTGATTTGGGTAGTTATGGCTTTGGTTATTGCCTCCCCGATTGCATACTACGCCATGAGCAAATGGCTCGAAAACTTTGCCTACAAAACCACATTAAGCTGGTGGATATTTGCACTGGCCGGAGTGCTGGCATTGGGAATTGCCCTGTTAACCGTTAGCTGGCAAAGCTGGCGGGCTGCTACAAGGAACCCGGTTGAGGCACTCAGATATGAGTGA
- a CDS encoding ABC transporter permease has product MNFRNKLIVSLRHLKADKTNTFISVTGLILGLGIVAVILVYVLNEYGYNSSFANNDRIYRVLNYNRNDNNTWANTPFIIGKTAKERFAEVTDYAHQYNIGNIDVKKNNEFIPEEDVICTESSFFSMFGVDILQGSLDDFDDTERKILISKKMAEKYFGPEDPLGKTLTLRYKGKESEMEVAAVFRDIPQNSSIKATLVASIDYGLKHLADNINTNGVTPDETSFREAWQGVFFTNYLLLENGTDIGVLETKIEEAGIEYSSVNFPISLSLQALNDIYFGSEKIVDNHRKEQGNFSMLLVLVFVGILILLTASINYLNLASAKAMTQVKTFAVRKVCGAQRKSIIGQMIFESTLITLIALPFAVIAARLALPYLSDMLGKDYTIEMNSQSAVSFSILALITLATGILSGAIVSFRASRFGLVNVLKGNKVDIGNKQYARKAMVVFQITIFIALISTMLLVQKQVRYAFNKDMGFAKQGLIRVPLGDHDLDLFKEGITKNPNVLSASGTLWMPPSSNKMYVSIPKVSNRTEMVKVNGLFVDYGFAETMGMKIIMGSDFDKEKNNSGVLVNESAIETLGLTDVLGEETAFGTVVGVVSDFNMFSIHEAIAPMLIGLNPAMSQNIAIRLRTENLPETIKFLEETWKETGGTSTFTFDFTNDILREMYEADIRFSKMIGLLAVIAICIASLGLFGLSLLIGKQRIKEIGVRKVNGAKVSEILTMLNKDIVVWVVIAFAIATPIAYFAMNKWLENFAYKTTLSWWIFALAGVLALGIALLTVSWQSWRAATRNPVEALRYE; this is encoded by the coding sequence ATGAATTTTAGAAACAAATTAATCGTTAGCCTTAGGCATTTAAAGGCCGATAAAACGAATACCTTCATTAGTGTTACCGGTTTAATTCTTGGGCTGGGAATTGTTGCTGTTATCTTGGTTTATGTGCTGAACGAGTACGGATACAATTCGTCGTTTGCCAATAATGACCGTATTTATAGAGTACTAAATTACAATAGAAATGATAACAACACCTGGGCAAATACGCCATTCATAATAGGTAAAACAGCCAAAGAACGTTTTGCTGAGGTGACCGATTATGCACACCAGTATAACATCGGGAATATTGATGTAAAAAAGAATAACGAGTTTATTCCTGAGGAGGATGTTATTTGTACCGAAAGCTCATTCTTTAGCATGTTCGGTGTTGATATTTTGCAGGGAAGCCTGGACGATTTTGACGATACCGAACGAAAGATCCTTATAAGTAAAAAAATGGCGGAGAAGTATTTTGGACCCGAAGACCCGCTTGGAAAAACACTTACCCTTCGATACAAAGGCAAAGAATCGGAGATGGAAGTGGCAGCTGTTTTCCGCGATATTCCGCAGAATTCAAGTATTAAAGCAACATTGGTGGCCAGCATCGATTATGGATTGAAACATTTGGCCGATAATATAAACACCAATGGTGTAACACCCGACGAAACAAGTTTTAGAGAAGCATGGCAGGGAGTATTTTTTACCAACTATTTATTGCTTGAAAACGGAACAGATATAGGTGTTCTCGAAACGAAAATTGAGGAAGCAGGCATAGAGTATTCCTCTGTTAACTTCCCGATTTCTCTTTCTCTTCAGGCTTTAAATGATATCTATTTTGGCTCGGAAAAAATTGTGGACAATCACCGCAAAGAACAGGGTAATTTTTCGATGCTGCTTGTTCTTGTGTTTGTTGGGATTCTGATTTTGCTCACTGCGTCTATTAATTACCTGAACCTGGCCTCGGCCAAAGCGATGACACAGGTAAAAACATTTGCAGTGAGGAAGGTATGTGGTGCCCAGCGGAAAAGTATTATTGGGCAAATGATTTTTGAATCCACTTTAATTACACTCATTGCTCTACCTTTTGCAGTAATTGCTGCCCGGTTGGCTTTGCCTTATTTGAGCGACATGCTTGGGAAAGACTATACCATTGAAATGAACAGTCAATCCGCTGTCAGCTTTTCAATTCTTGCACTAATAACTTTAGCAACTGGCATTTTATCTGGCGCTATTGTGTCGTTCAGAGCTTCCCGGTTTGGGCTGGTTAATGTGTTGAAAGGAAATAAAGTGGACATTGGAAATAAGCAGTACGCCCGAAAAGCTATGGTTGTATTTCAGATTACCATTTTTATAGCATTGATTTCCACTATGCTGCTGGTTCAAAAACAAGTGCGTTATGCTTTTAATAAAGATATGGGGTTTGCCAAGCAAGGATTAATCCGGGTGCCGCTGGGCGATCATGATCTTGATTTATTCAAAGAAGGAATTACAAAAAATCCAAATGTGTTAAGCGCCAGTGGAACTTTGTGGATGCCGCCAAGCTCGAATAAAATGTATGTAAGCATCCCAAAAGTTAGCAACCGTACAGAGATGGTGAAAGTAAACGGACTTTTTGTCGATTATGGATTTGCCGAAACAATGGGCATGAAAATTATCATGGGTTCTGATTTTGATAAGGAGAAAAACAACAGTGGTGTTTTGGTAAATGAATCGGCGATTGAAACGCTTGGGCTGACAGATGTTTTAGGCGAAGAAACAGCCTTTGGAACAGTGGTTGGAGTAGTGAGTGATTTTAATATGTTCTCCATTCACGAAGCCATAGCTCCAATGCTTATTGGTTTAAATCCCGCAATGAGCCAAAATATTGCCATTAGGTTGCGGACAGAAAACCTGCCGGAAACCATTAAATTTCTTGAAGAAACATGGAAGGAAACAGGAGGGACAAGCACCTTTACTTTTGATTTTACCAACGATATTTTAAGAGAGATGTATGAAGCGGATATCCGTTTCTCGAAGATGATTGGATTACTGGCAGTTATTGCCATTTGTATTGCAAGTCTGGGATTGTTTGGTCTGTCGTTGCTAATCGGAAAACAACGAATTAAAGAAATCGGTGTACGAAAAGTAAATGGTGCCAAAGTTTCTGAGATACTTACCATGTTGAATAAAGACATTGTAGTGTGGGTGGTGATTGCTTTTGCAATTGCAACACCCATCGCATATTTTGCGATGAATAAATGGCTCGAAAACTTTGCCTACAAAACCACACTAAGCTGGTGGATTTTTGCACTGGCAGGTGTGTTGGCTTTGGGAATTGCATTGTTAACGGTTAGCTGGCAAAGCTGGCGGGCTGCTACAAGAAACCCGGTTGAGGCTTTGAGATACGAATAA
- a CDS encoding ABC transporter permease, which produces MIRFKIKLAFRNLLKNKLYSSLIIGGFAIGFTASILIALFYSAEHNVDKHFARHEKIYRLYDAKKNDSGLDYKINAVIAEHYPDVETACPLGFSYFPITLKDSETRNYTRVEYIVSTNDNFFDVFSVPVLSSLEEKPFSQLNSAVITESLAKKLFGDENPLGRTVKEEFFSATVTAVMQDLPENSSFKAELLLNSENEDFQMAQACNNGVCIFPTEHFLLLKNDINPDDFSHKMNASIGQFNTTTDSLALQSLSDIYLFPSKLGWTDEHSKGNSKMLFIFMAIAILIILLSSINYLNYTVSMQYAKMKEIGINKTNGAGKPHLLVDSLIEVTLGILIALTISIVLVSLLLPTTETLFGREIQLSDVNLQHLLPVFLGTIACIILLNSLAPIYILSQFNIVDFLQGGRKKNGKQIGKQLMLTFQLTVSIALIAVVMLIFKQLQYVKHYDLGFNEEHLVRIELPWLFENQTALRNEISDLSFVSSSALSNGYPGNINMSMGSGVEDDEFMVNCIYVTENFLKTMGVQLLDGRNFLAGDKGKSCLMNEAAVKRYGWENIDGKKFKNGREGGYDVVGTVNNFNVESLHSSLSPVALIYESDREYNTLSLRLNPGNIGQQIGELRKVWKTMLPDDPMEFTFYDDQFQAMYIKEDKLSKSISFFSFIAIVLTCMGILGQIFLISLNRTKEIGVRKVNGATVSEILVLLNKDFVIWVVVALVIASPIAYYAMSKWLENFAYKTNLSWWIFALAGLLALGIALLTVSWQSWRAATRNPVEALRYE; this is translated from the coding sequence ATGATACGATTCAAAATAAAACTGGCATTCAGGAATTTGTTGAAAAACAAGCTGTATTCATCGCTTATTATCGGTGGGTTTGCTATCGGTTTTACGGCCAGTATTTTAATTGCCTTATTCTACAGTGCTGAACACAATGTGGACAAACACTTTGCCCGTCATGAAAAAATTTATCGTTTGTACGATGCTAAAAAGAATGACTCGGGACTCGATTATAAAATCAACGCTGTTATTGCTGAACACTACCCGGATGTTGAAACAGCTTGCCCACTCGGTTTCTCTTATTTTCCTATCACGCTAAAAGATTCTGAAACACGAAATTACACACGCGTTGAATACATTGTTTCTACGAATGATAACTTCTTTGATGTATTTTCTGTACCCGTTTTATCCAGCCTGGAAGAGAAGCCTTTTAGTCAGTTGAACTCGGCAGTAATTACCGAATCGTTAGCCAAAAAGCTTTTTGGCGATGAGAATCCGTTAGGAAGAACGGTTAAGGAGGAATTTTTTTCCGCAACGGTTACCGCTGTTATGCAAGACCTTCCCGAAAATTCGAGTTTTAAAGCCGAGTTACTTCTGAACAGCGAAAATGAGGACTTTCAAATGGCACAAGCCTGCAATAACGGCGTTTGTATATTTCCAACCGAGCACTTTCTCTTGTTAAAGAATGATATCAATCCTGATGATTTTTCACACAAGATGAATGCTTCCATCGGGCAATTCAATACAACTACCGACAGTCTGGCTCTGCAAAGTTTATCTGATATTTATCTTTTTCCATCCAAATTGGGTTGGACAGATGAGCATTCCAAAGGCAATTCAAAAATGCTGTTCATTTTTATGGCAATTGCCATTCTGATTATTCTCCTCTCGAGCATTAATTATCTGAATTACACGGTGTCGATGCAGTATGCAAAAATGAAAGAAATTGGCATCAACAAAACCAATGGTGCCGGGAAACCACATTTGCTCGTCGATTCGCTGATTGAAGTTACATTAGGAATTTTAATTGCACTGACTATTTCAATCGTGCTGGTGTCGCTTCTTTTGCCGACAACCGAAACCTTATTTGGAAGAGAGATTCAACTTTCCGACGTTAACCTTCAACATTTGTTGCCGGTTTTTCTGGGCACCATAGCTTGTATTATTCTGCTGAACAGTTTAGCGCCTATCTATATTTTATCGCAGTTTAATATTGTCGATTTTCTGCAGGGAGGACGGAAAAAAAACGGAAAACAAATAGGGAAACAGCTTATGCTTACCTTTCAGCTAACGGTTTCTATTGCATTGATTGCAGTGGTGATGCTTATTTTTAAACAGCTGCAGTATGTAAAACACTATGATTTAGGATTTAACGAAGAACACCTGGTGAGGATAGAACTCCCGTGGTTGTTTGAAAATCAGACGGCTTTGAGAAATGAAATCAGCGATCTTTCTTTTGTATCAAGTAGTGCTTTGAGTAACGGTTATCCGGGGAATATTAATATGAGCATGGGAAGTGGGGTAGAAGACGATGAATTTATGGTGAACTGTATTTATGTGACTGAAAATTTCCTGAAAACAATGGGAGTTCAGTTACTTGATGGCCGAAATTTTTTAGCGGGCGATAAAGGAAAGTCTTGCCTCATGAATGAAGCTGCAGTAAAACGTTATGGTTGGGAAAATATCGATGGTAAAAAATTTAAAAATGGGCGAGAAGGCGGTTATGATGTTGTGGGCACAGTAAATAACTTTAATGTGGAGTCACTGCATTCCTCTTTAAGTCCGGTTGCTTTAATCTACGAATCCGACAGGGAGTACAATACGCTTTCACTGCGACTGAATCCCGGAAACATCGGGCAACAAATCGGTGAACTTCGAAAGGTATGGAAAACCATGTTACCGGATGATCCCATGGAATTTACCTTTTACGACGACCAGTTTCAGGCTATGTATATCAAAGAAGATAAACTTTCGAAATCGATTTCCTTCTTTTCGTTTATCGCCATTGTACTGACTTGTATGGGAATTTTGGGGCAAATCTTCCTGATCAGCCTAAACCGAACCAAAGAAATTGGGGTACGAAAAGTGAACGGAGCCACTGTTTCTGAGATTTTGGTTCTGCTGAATAAAGACTTTGTGATTTGGGTAGTTGTGGCTTTGGTTATTGCCTCCCCGATTGCATACTACGCCATGAGCAAATGGCTCGAAAACTTCGCCTATAAAACCAACCTGAGTTGGTGGATTTTTGCATTGGCCGGTTTGCTGGCATTGGGTATTGCGCTGCTAACAGTGAGTTGGCAAAGCTGGCGGGCGGCTACAAGAAATCCTGTTGAGGCATTGAGGTATGAATAG
- a CDS encoding FtsX-like permease family protein — protein sequence MFKYFIKISVRSILKNKVNTALNVASLTIGITITLLIASFAINELDTDKFHSKNERIYKLSYGNSSLTPGPLNGFLKSQFPEIEQTTHLETRQLNLFSPVVQYKNNSYEIDQYYSADPGFFEIFDFEVVQGDIRSAIESPFSMILTESEASRIFNLTNPIGESVSWKGMKDFTFTVKAIVKDLPSNSSIQFDGLVSDASIIGMGGSRYAENWGHTVYESYLLLKPNVVVADFEEKLQENLIAHYASELSDKASANDAELNPLSLHKLTEVYFDKNLTNDSTNRGNLMLVNILLLIGGIILLLSVINYINLTTAQAGSRSKEIGVQKLIGSNQRNLVFQYLSETTVISFFAVVIATVFTLLLIEEFGQFMNVNGGLKFHPKMFLILIPTTLIIGFVAGIYPALHLASKKALEIIKMKTGKNNSGGNLRRSLIIFQFSATIVLIAATFLIFKQINYIKDKELGIPDDQIVYAKLPFPILAGKKDIFRERLQTIPEIEEVAFSSNIFGDIEGLNSQEIDGKTLNFATTWVDAEFIKLYNFELTEGRFFQKELQTDVNATALLNEAAVREFQVEDPFKLNIRIPGGNAKVVGIVKDFNYKSLHNAIEPLAIIYLPRQGQFVNLKIAGGNLTETLDKISTIWNELAPGFPFGYNFLDQNFEKLYTKDVQMAKAVSLFSLIAIAIAVLGILGLSIFLADTRTKEIGIRKVNGAKISEILSMLNKDFIKWVAIAFVIACPIAWYAVSKWLENFAYKTTLSWWIFALAGVLALGIALLTVSWQSWRAATRNPVEALRYE from the coding sequence ATGTTTAAATATTTTATTAAAATCAGTGTAAGAAGCATTCTTAAAAATAAGGTTAATACTGCGCTAAATGTTGCCAGTTTAACCATTGGGATAACTATCACTCTTTTGATCGCATCCTTTGCAATCAATGAATTAGATACAGATAAATTTCATTCGAAAAACGAACGTATCTATAAATTGAGTTATGGCAATTCAAGTTTGACTCCCGGACCATTGAATGGTTTTTTGAAAAGCCAGTTTCCTGAAATTGAGCAAACTACTCATCTCGAAACCCGTCAGTTAAATTTGTTTTCGCCGGTGGTTCAGTACAAGAACAATTCATACGAAATAGATCAGTACTATTCAGCAGATCCCGGATTTTTTGAAATATTTGACTTTGAAGTAGTACAAGGCGATATTCGATCGGCAATAGAATCACCCTTTTCGATGATACTCACCGAAAGCGAAGCAAGCCGGATATTTAACCTAACAAATCCAATTGGAGAATCTGTTAGCTGGAAAGGCATGAAGGATTTTACATTTACAGTAAAGGCAATTGTAAAAGACCTACCATCAAACTCGTCGATTCAATTTGATGGTTTGGTTTCCGATGCGTCAATTATTGGAATGGGGGGGAGTCGCTATGCCGAAAATTGGGGGCATACCGTTTACGAAAGTTATTTGCTTTTAAAACCCAATGTTGTTGTTGCTGATTTTGAAGAAAAACTTCAGGAGAATCTCATCGCCCATTATGCCAGCGAGTTATCCGATAAAGCGAGTGCAAATGATGCTGAATTAAATCCCCTCTCGCTACATAAATTAACCGAAGTTTATTTTGATAAAAACCTTACCAACGACAGCACAAACCGTGGAAATTTAATGTTGGTTAATATTCTTCTGCTTATAGGTGGAATTATATTATTGTTGTCGGTAATTAATTATATTAATCTTACTACGGCGCAGGCGGGCAGTCGCTCAAAAGAAATTGGGGTTCAAAAACTAATCGGCTCAAACCAAAGAAATTTAGTTTTTCAATACCTCTCCGAAACAACTGTAATTAGCTTTTTTGCAGTAGTTATCGCGACAGTTTTTACCTTGTTGTTAATAGAAGAATTTGGGCAATTTATGAATGTAAACGGCGGATTAAAATTTCATCCAAAAATGTTTTTGATTTTAATACCCACTACACTGATCATAGGATTTGTAGCAGGTATTTACCCGGCGCTTCATCTTGCGTCAAAAAAAGCATTAGAAATTATTAAAATGAAAACCGGCAAAAATAATAGCGGAGGAAACCTGCGAAGATCATTGATCATCTTTCAGTTTTCTGCTACAATTGTTCTTATTGCAGCCACATTCTTAATCTTCAAACAAATAAATTACATAAAAGACAAGGAACTTGGAATACCAGACGATCAAATTGTTTATGCCAAATTACCGTTTCCGATTTTAGCCGGGAAAAAAGACATATTCAGAGAAAGGCTGCAAACAATACCAGAGATTGAAGAAGTGGCTTTTTCGAGTAATATTTTTGGGGATATTGAGGGATTGAACAGCCAGGAAATTGACGGGAAAACATTAAACTTTGCCACAACCTGGGTCGATGCCGAATTTATTAAGCTCTATAATTTTGAACTTACTGAAGGACGGTTTTTCCAAAAAGAGTTACAAACTGATGTTAATGCAACGGCACTTTTGAACGAAGCAGCAGTTCGCGAGTTTCAGGTTGAGGATCCCTTTAAACTAAATATCCGAATTCCGGGAGGTAATGCAAAAGTGGTTGGTATTGTAAAAGATTTTAATTACAAATCGTTACACAATGCGATTGAACCACTTGCTATTATTTATTTACCCCGACAGGGACAATTTGTTAATCTAAAAATTGCAGGGGGAAATCTTACTGAAACGCTGGATAAAATTAGTACAATTTGGAACGAACTTGCCCCCGGATTTCCTTTTGGCTACAATTTTTTGGACCAAAATTTTGAAAAACTTTATACTAAAGATGTACAAATGGCTAAAGCTGTTTCGCTGTTTTCTCTTATCGCCATTGCCATTGCAGTTTTAGGAATTCTTGGGCTTTCAATTTTTTTAGCTGACACCCGTACAAAAGAGATCGGCATTAGAAAAGTAAATGGCGCAAAAATCTCCGAAATACTCTCCATGCTCAACAAAGACTTTATAAAATGGGTAGCCATAGCCTTTGTAATTGCCTGCCCAATTGCCTGGTACGCCGTGAGCAAATGGCTCGAAAACTTTGCCTATAAAACCACTCTAAGCTGGTGGATTTTTGCGCTGGCAGGAGTGTTGGCATTGGGAATTGCGCTGCTAACCGTTAGTTGGCAAAGCTGGAGGGCGGCAACACGTAATCCGGTGGAGGCACTAAGGTATGAGTGA